CCTTCTTTGTCTTGAATCTCTTTTGATGTTAGATGAAGTGGTGACAAAAATTGGCTTACCTCATGCTCTATCTTGTAGCTCTTCTAGCTGCACTATTCACCTACTTGCTCCATCTCTTATTTAGCTTGTGCTTCCCTCCCTCTTTACTTGTGTGTAACTTTCTAACCCCCAATTTGGTGTAAACTTTGTAGGTACATGGAGGCATTCTTGGAGCTTGTGGAGGGAAGCAAAATcgagattaagaaaaagagGGAAAGAAAGGAGATGCTCCTCTTGAGCTCATTTGGTTCTATTCTCAATTTAGTTTGCTTCCAAACTTGAGAATTAAAGAAGTAGGATAGATAGCGTAGAATAGGTGCATGTTGATTTTTATCAAACTTGCAGGCATATACTATTTCCATCATCCAtgtatttctatttcttcacAGTGTATCCACATTTCtctaataaaagtattttctccacttttatTCTTGAAACTTAAATTTTCCTTGCATTTTATTTCCTCCAACGAAGATACTTAAATTACTCCAAAGTCGAATACAACGAGGAAAGTACGATTACACATCttctaaaagaaattaattaagctaatAAATCCGATTTATCTCGAAAGAAGGGAACGAAATTCCGGGGCGTCACATTCCACCCTCCTTAtaagaaatttcgtcccgaaatttgtgCAGCTCTACTTGAAAAGTTCGGGGTAACGTTCCTTCATCTTATCCTCCAACTCCCACGTGGCTTCTTCTTGCCCGTGGTGCTCCCACAGTACTTTCACTGAAGTGATCGCCTTATTCCTCAATTGTTGCACTTTTctatccaaaattttctttgGCTTTTCCTCATAGCTCAGATCCGGATTAATTATCATCTCTTCTTGGTGGATCACGTGCTTCGGATCGAACACATACTTCCTTAGCTGGGATACATGGAACACGTTGTGAACGCTTCCAAAGCTTGGCGGTAGCGCCAATCGATAAGCTACTGGTCCGACCGCTTCCAAAATATCATACGGTCCTATGTAGCGGGGTAGGAGTTTTCCCTTGACTCCAAATCTGGTGATCCCTTTCGAGGGAGATACTCTCAAGAAAACCTTATCTCCTACAGTAACTGCAAATCTGTCCGCGAAGATCTGCATAGGACTTCTGTTGTTCTGAGCCTCTTTGATCCTCTCTCGGATTTTTCTGACAACTTCTATCATCTCTTCGACCGTATCTGGCCCAGAATTTTCCTCTCACCAACCTCATCCCAATAGAGGGGTGATCTACACTTTCTTCCGTATAAATCTTCGTATGGAGCCATGTCAATCGTTGCCTGGTAGCTATTGTTATAGGCAAACTCTATCAGAGGCAGTACTTGTTCCCAATTGCTCCCTCTATCGAGCACTACTACCCTTAGCATATCCTCTAGTGTTTGAATCGTTCTCTCCGACTGCCCGTCGGTCTGTGGATGAAAAGCAGTGCTAAAATTCAGTTGTGTCCCTAGCTCTTTCTGTAGGCTCTTCTAAAATCTGGACGTGAATTTAGCATCTCTGTCTGACGTAATCGTCGCTGGTATGCCGTGCAGGCGAATGATCTCCTTCACATACAACTGGGCTGGCTTCTCCGACCCGTATGTGATAGGTATCAGTACAAAATGGGCGCTCTTAGTGAGACGATCCAC
The nucleotide sequence above comes from Salvia hispanica cultivar TCC Black 2014 unplaced genomic scaffold, UniMelb_Shisp_WGS_1.0 HiC_scaffold_534, whole genome shotgun sequence. Encoded proteins:
- the LOC125199525 gene encoding uncharacterized protein LOC125199525: MIEVVRKIRERIKEAQNNRSPMQIFADRFAVTVGDKVFLRVSPSKGITRFGVKGKLLPRYIGPYDILEAVGPVAYRLALPPSFGSVHNVFHVSQLRKYVFDPKHVIHQEEMIINPDLSYEEKPKKILDRKVQQLRNKAITSVKVLWEHHGQEEATWELEDKMKERYPELFK